The sequence AAGAAAGGAGGAAACACCCAATGCCAAAAGTAGCATTGTACAACCAAAACGGAGAAAACATCGGTGAAATCGAATTAAACGATGCCGTATTTGGTATTGAACCGAACAAACATGTGTTATTTGAAGCGGTAATTATGCAACGTGCTTCCTTGCGTCAAGGAACTCATAAAACAAAAAATCGTGCAGAAGTAAGCGGCGGTGGCCGTAAACCATGGCGTCAAAAAGGTACTGGACGCGCTCGTCAAGGATCGATTCGTTCTCCACAGTGGCGCGGCGGTGGTATTGTATTTGGTCCAGTTCCACGCAGCTACAGCTACAAACTTCCGAAAAAAGTTCGTCGCTTAGCAATTAAATCAGCTTTATCTTCAAAAGTGCTTGAAAACAACATCGTTGTATTAGACAATTTAACACTTGAAGCACCGAAAACAAAAGAAATGGTTAAAATTTTAAACAACCTTTCTGTTGATCGCAAAGCGTTAATTGTAACAGCAGATGCAAACGAGAACGTCATTCTTTCAGCCCGCAACATCCCAGGAGTTACAGTCGTAACAGCAAGCGGAATTAACGTTCTTGATGTACTCAACCACGACAAGCTTGTCATTACAAAAGCTGCCGTGGAAAAAGTAGAGGAGGTGCTTGTATAATGAAAGATCCTCGCGATATTATTAAGCGCCCCGTCATTACTGAACGTTCAACAGAGTTAATGGGTGAGAAAAAATATACGTTCGAAGTTGATGTAAAAGCGAACAAAACGGAAGTAAAAGATGCGATTGAAGCGATCTTCGGCGTAAAAGTAGCAAAGGTCAACATTATGAACTATAAAGGAAAGTTCAAACGTGTTGGTCGCTACAGCGGATTAACAAACCGCCGTCGCAAAGCGATTGTTACATTAACGCCAGACAGCAAAGAGATCGAACTATTTGAAGTATAAGTTTAAAAGTGAAGGAGGGAAATGGACATGGCGATTAAAAAATATAAGCCAACGTCTAACGGTCGTCGTGGTATGACGGTTTTAGACTTCTCTGAGCTTACAACAGATAAGCCGGAAAAATCGTTGCTTGCCCCTTTAAAGAAAAAAGGCGGTCGTAACAACCAAGGTAAATTGACAGTTCGTCACCAAGGTGGCGGTCATAAACGTCAATATCGTATTATT comes from Anoxybacillus flavithermus and encodes:
- the rplW gene encoding 50S ribosomal protein L23, whose product is MKDPRDIIKRPVITERSTELMGEKKYTFEVDVKANKTEVKDAIEAIFGVKVAKVNIMNYKGKFKRVGRYSGLTNRRRKAIVTLTPDSKEIELFEV
- the rplD gene encoding 50S ribosomal protein L4 — protein: MPKVALYNQNGENIGEIELNDAVFGIEPNKHVLFEAVIMQRASLRQGTHKTKNRAEVSGGGRKPWRQKGTGRARQGSIRSPQWRGGGIVFGPVPRSYSYKLPKKVRRLAIKSALSSKVLENNIVVLDNLTLEAPKTKEMVKILNNLSVDRKALIVTADANENVILSARNIPGVTVVTASGINVLDVLNHDKLVITKAAVEKVEEVLV